A genome region from Natronosalvus rutilus includes the following:
- a CDS encoding NAD(P)/FAD-dependent oxidoreductase, whose translation MRGNGRGNAKNGAPETDSELAVGADAFVDRGAGLEVAVVGAGAVGSTAAYDLAREGADVTLYEKGQVASGSSGRAAGVCYNAFADDLDAEIGAAAIERFRSLSSDDTFPFVECPYVWLAREGDEQRTAHIREGIEAMQSRGVVALEVDADELAERFPHLRTDDVAVAGIAGAAGYTDPARYTACLAAAASGAGASVETDTPVEVRVDPPRVVLEGEGTEREFDAVLVAAGGHTKAVLEAAGLPIAMKPYRVQAMTATGTLPEPMCYDATDGFYARPHPDGLLAGNGTEEREIDPDDYERGANPGFADELCERVAHRFPEAELDGAKITRAWAGVCTATPDGDPLVGERHDGLYVATGFQGHGFMRAPAIGSRIADEILGGEGIDAFDPTRFSGTESFDIVEGMAIEDKPR comes from the coding sequence ATGAGGGGGAACGGACGCGGTAACGCGAAAAACGGGGCGCCGGAGACGGATTCCGAACTCGCCGTCGGTGCCGACGCCTTCGTCGACCGCGGCGCCGGCCTCGAGGTCGCCGTCGTCGGCGCTGGTGCCGTGGGCTCGACGGCCGCCTACGACCTCGCCCGCGAGGGTGCCGACGTCACGCTCTACGAGAAGGGGCAGGTCGCCAGCGGCTCGAGCGGCCGCGCCGCCGGGGTCTGTTACAACGCGTTCGCGGACGACCTCGACGCCGAAATCGGCGCGGCAGCGATCGAGCGCTTCCGGTCGCTCTCGAGCGACGACACCTTCCCCTTCGTGGAGTGCCCGTACGTCTGGCTCGCCCGCGAAGGCGACGAGCAGCGAACGGCACACATCCGCGAGGGAATCGAAGCGATGCAGTCTCGAGGGGTGGTGGCCCTCGAGGTCGACGCCGACGAACTCGCCGAGCGGTTCCCGCACCTGCGAACCGACGACGTCGCCGTCGCCGGCATCGCCGGGGCCGCAGGCTACACCGACCCGGCGCGGTACACGGCGTGCCTCGCCGCCGCGGCCAGCGGCGCCGGCGCGTCCGTCGAGACGGACACCCCGGTCGAGGTTCGCGTCGATCCGCCGCGTGTGGTTCTCGAGGGAGAGGGCACGGAACGCGAGTTCGACGCCGTCCTGGTCGCCGCGGGCGGGCACACGAAGGCCGTCCTCGAGGCGGCGGGCCTCCCTATCGCAATGAAGCCCTACCGCGTCCAGGCGATGACGGCGACGGGGACGCTCCCGGAGCCGATGTGTTACGACGCGACGGATGGCTTCTACGCCCGCCCACATCCGGACGGACTCCTCGCGGGCAACGGCACCGAGGAACGCGAGATCGATCCCGACGACTACGAGCGAGGAGCGAACCCCGGATTCGCCGACGAACTGTGCGAGCGCGTCGCCCACCGGTTTCCCGAGGCCGAACTGGATGGGGCGAAGATCACTCGCGCCTGGGCCGGCGTCTGCACCGCGACGCCCGACGGGGACCCGCTCGTGGGCGAACGCCACGACGGCCTGTACGTGGCGACGGGGTTCCAGGGTCACGGCTTCATGCGTGCGCCGGCTATCGGTTCTAGAATCGCGGACGAGATCCTCGGCGGCGAGGGAATCGACGCGTTCGACCCCACTCGATTTTCGGGAACGGAATCGTTCGATATCGTCGAGGGAATGGCCATTGAGGACAAACCGCGATAG
- a CDS encoding NAD-dependent epimerase/dehydratase family protein — MKVFITGATGVLGRRLVERLAERDHEVVGLARDVAGERVVERRGGTPRRGDVLEPESLERAVDDDVGVVIHAATAIPDSTRPADEAWARNDRVRLEGARNLLEASPSSLRQVLFPSVVWVARQPDGPQFDETADCHPDRATRSAAEVEDLLERHANTDGFDAAVLRCGLFYAPDARDTRAWAEGLLEGRLPIVDSGLLGRRDAELSFVHADDAAAAFVAAVAAEASGRYHVVDDEPATGAAFFETFAALLGAGKPRRIPGWLARVFVGEVTARMMTSPMPTTNAKAKRELGWEPEHPTHRDGLKQVVETWESDGTLAELGAEPGEKPGPRGEKVA, encoded by the coding sequence ATGAAGGTGTTTATCACGGGTGCGACGGGCGTTCTCGGTCGTCGGCTCGTCGAACGGCTCGCGGAGCGCGATCACGAGGTCGTCGGGCTGGCCAGGGACGTCGCTGGCGAACGCGTCGTCGAGCGTCGCGGAGGAACCCCGCGGCGGGGAGACGTCCTCGAGCCGGAGTCGCTCGAGCGCGCCGTCGACGACGATGTCGGGGTGGTGATTCACGCCGCGACGGCTATTCCGGATTCGACCAGGCCAGCAGACGAGGCCTGGGCCAGAAACGACCGCGTGCGACTCGAGGGAGCGAGGAACCTGCTCGAAGCCAGCCCGTCCTCGCTTCGGCAGGTGCTCTTTCCAAGCGTCGTCTGGGTCGCCCGACAGCCCGACGGCCCTCAGTTCGACGAGACGGCCGACTGCCACCCCGATCGAGCGACCCGATCGGCCGCCGAGGTGGAGGACCTCCTCGAGCGACACGCCAATACGGACGGCTTCGACGCGGCGGTTCTCCGGTGCGGGCTCTTCTACGCCCCCGATGCCAGGGATACCCGCGCCTGGGCCGAAGGCCTGCTCGAGGGCAGGCTCCCGATCGTTGACAGCGGTTTGCTCGGTCGGCGAGACGCCGAACTCTCGTTCGTCCACGCCGACGATGCGGCTGCGGCGTTCGTCGCCGCCGTCGCCGCCGAAGCGAGCGGGCGCTACCACGTCGTCGACGACGAACCGGCCACCGGCGCCGCGTTCTTCGAGACGTTTGCGGCGCTGTTAGGAGCCGGGAAGCCGCGTCGAATTCCGGGGTGGCTAGCCCGAGTGTTCGTCGGGGAGGTCACCGCCAGGATGATGACCAGTCCGATGCCGACGACGAACGCGAAAGCGAAGCGCGAACTCGGGTGGGAACCGGAGCATCCGACCCACCGAGACGGCCTGAAGCAGGTCGTCGAGACCTGGGAGTCCGACGGAACGCTCGCCGAACTCGGTGCGGAGCCCGGAGAGAAACCAGGACCAAGGGGCGAGAAGGTCGCCTGA
- a CDS encoding helix-turn-helix domain-containing protein, with amino-acid sequence MKHVRVRITAHGREGEIHPMYDLWANAPFVDRAVALQWNFTGDALGILHYAVGDADAFEAAVADVPEVLDYDLVRDGVDAFYVYVRDDTTDALGELFDPVTQGGLVVIPPIRYREDGSVAFSIFGPDAEIQAAIEAVPDPIDVTVGGIGGLRATAPAVETRLSERQREAIRTAIELGYYEVPREADHRR; translated from the coding sequence ATGAAGCACGTTCGCGTCCGCATCACCGCCCACGGCCGCGAGGGGGAGATCCATCCGATGTACGACCTGTGGGCCAACGCCCCCTTCGTCGATCGGGCAGTCGCCCTCCAGTGGAATTTTACGGGCGACGCGCTGGGCATCCTTCACTACGCCGTGGGCGATGCCGACGCCTTCGAGGCGGCGGTCGCGGACGTTCCGGAGGTCCTGGATTACGACCTCGTGCGCGACGGCGTCGACGCGTTCTACGTCTACGTCAGAGACGACACGACCGACGCGCTTGGCGAGTTGTTCGACCCCGTGACGCAGGGCGGACTGGTCGTCATCCCGCCGATCCGCTATCGCGAAGACGGCTCGGTGGCGTTCTCGATATTCGGCCCGGACGCCGAGATACAGGCGGCCATCGAGGCCGTCCCCGATCCGATCGACGTAACCGTCGGCGGGATCGGTGGGTTACGCGCGACGGCTCCGGCCGTCGAAACGCGACTCAGCGAACGGCAGCGCGAAGCGATTCGAACCGCGATCGAACTCGGCTACTACGAGGTCCCACGCGAAGCCGATCACCGAAGATAG
- a CDS encoding Hsp20/alpha crystallin family protein gives MSLRSLRETVGDTLYRQVGRARSHVQKHRSLPVDVLESEESYLVVFDAAGAEPGDLQVRYIDGTVKVRVERYRAYHDGFEMRFPGRGMTLDGETTLPDDAIVNPDAGTATLTDAGTLQITIPKEGSIDSDGAEEAPAAAEDDSLEGNPDTMAPSDLKPGAEQVVVDD, from the coding sequence GTGAGTCTCAGATCGCTGCGCGAAACCGTCGGTGACACGCTCTACCGTCAGGTCGGTCGCGCACGCAGCCACGTCCAGAAGCACCGTTCGCTACCCGTCGACGTCCTCGAGAGCGAGGAGTCGTATCTCGTCGTCTTCGACGCCGCCGGTGCCGAACCCGGGGACCTGCAGGTCCGGTACATCGACGGCACCGTCAAGGTACGAGTCGAGCGCTATCGAGCGTACCACGACGGCTTCGAGATGCGATTTCCCGGTCGCGGGATGACCCTCGACGGCGAAACGACCCTGCCCGACGACGCGATCGTCAACCCCGACGCCGGTACCGCGACGCTCACCGACGCCGGCACCCTGCAGATCACGATTCCGAAGGAGGGCTCTATCGACAGCGACGGGGCCGAGGAAGCTCCGGCGGCCGCCGAAGACGACTCGCTCGAGGGGAATCCCGACACTATGGCGCCGTCAGATCTCAAGCCGGGCGCCGAGCAGGTCGTCGTCGACGACTAA
- a CDS encoding DUF7559 family protein, translated as MPPTKEIACTDEDCFLDMFENHYTYDVPEDHGVSDLSCPVCGGTDCLEEIEL; from the coding sequence ATGCCACCGACGAAGGAGATCGCGTGCACGGACGAGGACTGCTTCCTCGACATGTTCGAGAACCACTACACCTACGACGTCCCCGAAGACCACGGCGTGAGCGACCTCTCGTGTCCGGTCTGCGGAGGGACCGACTGTCTCGAGGAGATTGAACTATAA
- a CDS encoding radical SAM protein, with product MTDPETLAVTIVDGYVDEPAHFGVPPYVSTYPRYTAGALVDAGVPPEHITYHTIDGLREVPDRWRDVDEADLLIYLGGMTVPGKYVGGTPAEPDEVRKLAWTAGGTSLMGGPVKFGVGDANEGATETERQDLDFDFVAKGDVEAAVYDLLESGLEGFNNRMRDVPEATRWARKGAFIVEQHPNHPDYLICELETSRGCAYRCSFCTEPLYGNPSFRPPESVIDEVDALSDYGVNHFRIGRQADILAYGGDGEAPNPDALRALYGGIREVAPDLETLHLDNMNPITIANWPEASREGIRIIAEHNTPGDTAAFGLESADPVVQEANNLNVTAEECLEAVRVVNEEGGWRPGEQPESGPSLPTDLDAKPPHLPKLLPGINLLHGLLEEREETYEHNLEFLRQVYDEGLMLRRVNIRQVMAFDGTEMSDTGASIAREHKKLFKRYKREVRETVDNPMLERVAPAGTVLSDVHLEYHQDGHTFGRQLGTYPLLVGIPGERPLGSTIDVAVVDHGYRSVTGVPYPLDLNAASMDELTAIPGVGDRTAGDIIVDRPHESMPDLESAVDVSMFATLSQPPALD from the coding sequence ATGACCGATCCCGAAACGCTCGCGGTGACCATCGTCGACGGCTACGTCGACGAACCGGCTCACTTCGGGGTCCCGCCGTACGTGTCGACATACCCGCGCTACACGGCCGGAGCACTCGTCGACGCTGGCGTTCCGCCCGAGCACATCACCTACCACACCATCGACGGCCTGCGCGAGGTTCCCGACCGCTGGCGGGACGTCGACGAGGCCGACCTGCTGATCTACCTCGGCGGGATGACCGTCCCCGGCAAGTACGTCGGCGGGACGCCTGCCGAACCCGACGAGGTCAGGAAACTGGCCTGGACGGCCGGCGGCACGAGCCTGATGGGCGGCCCCGTCAAGTTCGGCGTCGGCGACGCCAACGAGGGGGCGACTGAGACCGAGCGTCAGGACCTGGACTTCGACTTCGTGGCCAAAGGCGATGTCGAGGCCGCCGTCTACGACCTCCTCGAGAGCGGTCTCGAGGGATTCAACAACCGGATGCGCGACGTCCCCGAAGCCACGCGGTGGGCCCGAAAGGGTGCGTTCATCGTCGAACAGCACCCGAACCATCCCGACTACCTCATCTGCGAACTCGAGACCTCGCGGGGCTGTGCCTACCGATGTTCGTTCTGTACGGAACCGCTGTACGGCAATCCCTCGTTCCGGCCCCCCGAGTCCGTGATCGATGAGGTCGACGCGCTCTCCGACTACGGCGTGAACCACTTCCGAATCGGCCGCCAGGCCGACATCCTCGCCTACGGCGGCGACGGGGAGGCCCCGAACCCCGACGCCCTTCGGGCACTGTACGGCGGCATCCGGGAAGTGGCTCCCGACCTCGAGACACTCCACCTCGACAACATGAATCCGATCACCATCGCGAACTGGCCCGAGGCCTCGCGGGAGGGGATTCGGATCATCGCCGAGCACAACACACCCGGCGACACGGCTGCGTTCGGCCTCGAGTCCGCGGATCCGGTGGTCCAGGAGGCGAACAACCTCAACGTCACTGCCGAGGAGTGTCTCGAGGCCGTTCGCGTCGTCAACGAGGAAGGCGGCTGGCGGCCCGGCGAACAACCGGAGAGCGGCCCCTCGCTGCCGACCGACCTCGATGCGAAGCCGCCCCACCTCCCGAAACTCCTCCCCGGCATCAACCTGCTCCACGGCTTGCTCGAGGAACGCGAGGAGACCTACGAGCACAACCTCGAGTTCCTCAGGCAGGTCTACGACGAGGGGCTGATGCTCCGGCGAGTGAACATCAGGCAGGTGATGGCCTTCGACGGCACCGAGATGTCCGACACCGGGGCTTCGATCGCCAGGGAGCACAAGAAGCTGTTCAAGCGGTACAAGCGCGAGGTCCGCGAGACCGTCGACAACCCGATGCTCGAGCGCGTCGCGCCGGCCGGGACCGTGCTGTCGGACGTCCACCTCGAGTACCACCAGGACGGCCACACGTTCGGCCGCCAACTCGGGACCTATCCCCTCCTGGTCGGCATCCCCGGCGAGCGCCCGCTGGGTTCGACGATCGACGTGGCCGTCGTCGATCACGGCTACCGATCCGTCACGGGCGTCCCGTACCCGCTCGACCTCAACGCGGCGTCGATGGACGAACTGACGGCGATCCCCGGCGTCGGCGACCGCACCGCGGGCGACATCATCGTCGATCGACCACACGAATCGATGCCCGACCTCGAGTCGGCGGTCGACGTCTCGATGTTCGCGACCCTCTCTCAGCCCCCGGCGCTGGACTGA
- a CDS encoding TRAM domain-containing protein, translated as MEISEKLLCLFSTEVSEEDDRYVIEIPRQEIETGDVEPGEVFRVALISRERAASSVDTDAGTASGASGTGTGTGTGANGSGTASSRTTSPSEPQPPVNVGETRYVEIEDIGKQGDGIARVERGYVIIVPGADVGDRVKIEVSEVKSNFAVGEIIEETF; from the coding sequence GTGGAAATATCTGAAAAACTCCTGTGTCTGTTTAGCACAGAAGTATCGGAAGAGGACGACCGCTACGTCATCGAAATACCGCGTCAGGAAATCGAAACGGGGGACGTCGAACCCGGAGAGGTGTTCCGCGTCGCGCTCATCTCGCGCGAACGCGCGGCCTCGAGCGTCGATACCGACGCTGGAACCGCGAGCGGCGCGAGTGGGACCGGAACCGGAACCGGGACTGGTGCAAACGGCTCGGGGACGGCGTCGTCGCGAACGACCTCGCCGTCGGAACCGCAACCACCGGTCAACGTCGGCGAAACCCGCTACGTCGAGATCGAAGACATCGGCAAGCAAGGCGACGGGATCGCTCGCGTCGAACGCGGGTACGTCATCATCGTCCCCGGTGCAGACGTTGGTGACCGCGTGAAGATCGAGGTCAGCGAAGTCAAGTCGAATTTCGCCGTCGGCGAGATTATCGAGGAGACCTTCTGA
- a CDS encoding YkgJ family cysteine cluster protein, whose protein sequence is MSSESQSASLEDELERARALSVDDLATAIESIGFECTRCGACCRGHGEDEHTATVFPDEVRDLGETLETGEASPRDVSNDDNDDNGDGSDDTSYDWRDVARPMPYGLTEGSNGLEGETFEWALQTDDCGDCTFYTEDDGVGACSVHEDRPLICRTYPFSVDLAGTSQPMGDAVDEVGNVRAHECEGLGRDISRGEAEDLARALKTRAVRELEEAIAVVENYAPAAADADQAVVVHDSEGAKRPDGSRLEDE, encoded by the coding sequence GTGAGCAGTGAGTCACAGTCGGCGTCGCTCGAGGACGAACTCGAGCGCGCCCGCGCGCTGTCGGTCGACGACCTGGCGACGGCTATCGAGTCCATCGGTTTCGAGTGCACCCGCTGTGGTGCGTGCTGCCGGGGACACGGGGAGGACGAGCACACCGCGACGGTGTTTCCCGACGAGGTGCGTGATCTCGGCGAGACGCTCGAAACGGGCGAGGCGTCTCCTCGAGACGTCTCGAACGACGACAACGACGACAACGGCGACGGCAGCGACGACACCAGCTACGACTGGCGCGACGTCGCCCGGCCGATGCCCTACGGCCTGACCGAAGGCTCGAACGGACTCGAGGGAGAAACCTTCGAGTGGGCGCTCCAGACCGACGACTGTGGGGACTGCACGTTCTACACCGAGGACGACGGCGTCGGCGCCTGTTCCGTCCACGAGGATCGTCCGCTGATCTGCCGAACCTACCCGTTTAGCGTCGACCTCGCAGGAACCAGCCAGCCGATGGGCGACGCCGTCGACGAGGTCGGTAACGTCCGTGCCCACGAGTGCGAGGGGCTCGGTCGCGATATTTCGAGGGGCGAGGCCGAGGACCTCGCTCGCGCGCTGAAAACGCGAGCCGTTCGCGAACTCGAGGAGGCGATTGCGGTCGTCGAGAACTATGCGCCCGCGGCCGCAGACGCTGACCAGGCAGTCGTCGTCCACGATTCGGAGGGGGCGAAGCGGCCGGACGGGAGCCGACTCGAGGACGAGTAA
- a CDS encoding MBL fold metallo-hydrolase, with amino-acid sequence MTITRHKIPVSTRVPGGHTNAYVVGEDPAILVDPAGRTPDLDRTVRERGVDHVLVTHTHPDHVGAVSSYAADLETTVWARYGRDSRFEDATGVRADATLSPGDVLAFGGGALEVIDAPGHAPDHLAFVERETGAVIVGDCAIAEGSVAVGAPEGDMRAYVSTLRRLHARDPPRLYPGHDPPVANPRERLADLLEHRKRRERHVLVAVDGGARTVDSILEAAYDKPLDGVRDLAGATVEAHLEKLAVEGAVTWDGARAGAAMGEDGSARDE; translated from the coding sequence ATGACGATCACGCGCCACAAGATCCCGGTCTCGACGCGGGTGCCCGGCGGCCACACGAACGCCTACGTCGTCGGCGAGGACCCGGCTATCCTCGTCGATCCGGCCGGCCGAACGCCCGACCTCGACCGGACCGTTCGCGAGCGCGGGGTCGACCACGTCCTGGTCACCCACACCCACCCCGACCACGTCGGCGCTGTCTCGTCGTACGCCGCGGACCTCGAGACGACGGTCTGGGCGCGATACGGACGAGACTCTCGATTCGAGGACGCGACGGGCGTTCGAGCGGATGCGACACTCTCCCCGGGGGACGTTCTCGCGTTCGGCGGCGGCGCCCTCGAGGTCATTGACGCCCCCGGCCACGCCCCGGACCACCTCGCGTTCGTCGAGCGGGAAACGGGTGCGGTGATCGTCGGGGACTGCGCCATTGCCGAGGGGAGCGTCGCCGTCGGCGCCCCCGAGGGCGACATGCGCGCGTACGTGAGCACGCTCAGACGACTCCACGCTCGAGACCCCCCGAGACTCTATCCAGGACACGACCCGCCCGTCGCAAACCCGCGCGAACGACTGGCAGACCTCCTCGAGCACCGGAAACGTCGCGAGCGACACGTCCTCGTTGCCGTCGACGGCGGTGCCCGTACCGTTGATTCGATTCTCGAGGCGGCGTACGACAAACCGCTCGACGGCGTCCGGGACCTCGCCGGCGCGACGGTCGAGGCGCACCTCGAGAAACTCGCCGTCGAGGGGGCGGTGACCTGGGACGGGGCGCGGGCCGGTGCGGCAATGGGTGAGGACGGGAGCGCCCGTGACGAGTGA
- a CDS encoding helix-turn-helix domain-containing protein, which translates to MSMSTADDHAVAAEEVLSEAEYRDRLRDLPPSAKLVAKVLESDSPLSQGQLADESLLPDRTVRYALNRLEEVDLVDSRYSFRDARKQVYYLNH; encoded by the coding sequence ATGAGCATGAGTACCGCTGACGACCATGCCGTAGCCGCCGAGGAGGTTCTCTCCGAGGCCGAATACCGCGACCGCCTCCGCGATCTGCCACCGAGTGCGAAACTCGTCGCGAAGGTTCTCGAATCCGATTCCCCGCTCTCGCAGGGACAACTCGCCGACGAATCGCTCCTGCCCGACCGGACCGTCCGGTACGCGCTCAACCGTCTCGAGGAAGTCGACCTCGTGGACTCGCGGTACAGTTTCCGCGACGCGCGCAAGCAGGTCTACTACCTCAATCACTGA
- a CDS encoding PPOX class F420-dependent oxidoreductase codes for MESIPAAFADLFERKTVAHLATIMPDGTPQVTPVWIDRDDDGYVIVNTARNRQKERNVRQNEKVGVSIPDPEDPYRYLSIRGEVEDVTADGAVEHIDKLTRRYFEREEYPHHGEEVGERVILRIRPDRVVANGD; via the coding sequence ATGGAGTCTATTCCAGCGGCGTTCGCGGACCTCTTCGAACGGAAAACCGTCGCTCACCTCGCCACTATCATGCCGGACGGCACGCCGCAGGTGACGCCGGTCTGGATCGACCGCGACGACGACGGCTACGTCATCGTGAACACGGCCCGAAATCGCCAGAAAGAGCGAAACGTCCGCCAGAACGAGAAGGTCGGCGTCTCCATTCCCGATCCCGAGGATCCGTACCGGTACCTCTCGATTCGCGGGGAAGTAGAGGACGTAACGGCCGATGGGGCTGTCGAGCACATCGACAAGTTGACCCGGCGGTACTTCGAACGCGAGGAATACCCGCACCACGGCGAGGAAGTGGGCGAACGCGTCATTTTACGAATTCGACCTGATCGCGTGGTCGCGAACGGTGACTGA
- a CDS encoding zf-TFIIB domain-containing protein codes for MPTCPYCKRTVETSALVRHETGDLLIVHCPDCHGALGTYREPGRF; via the coding sequence ATGCCAACGTGCCCGTACTGCAAGCGAACGGTCGAAACGTCGGCGCTCGTTCGTCACGAAACCGGCGACCTCCTGATCGTGCACTGTCCCGACTGCCACGGCGCCCTCGGCACCTACCGGGAACCAGGACGGTTCTGA
- a CDS encoding class I SAM-dependent methyltransferase, with protein MKGQEWYQADDIAQEYDEKRFSRGGQLIDRREKAAVLDALGPLEDQDVLEIACGTGRFTVMLAQEGANVVGLDISAAMLQQGRRKAKVADVSGTLEFLRGDAGRLPFPDDHFDTVVAMRFFHLADDPAAFLSEMKRVSRERIVFDTFNRFSTRSVYNWALPMGSRLYSKSEVSVLLAKNALELVDVEDDFLVPYGLYRAIPNAFASPIRTIDRAIGRLPLSDHLMSVSYWNVRL; from the coding sequence GTGAAAGGACAGGAATGGTACCAGGCCGACGATATCGCCCAGGAGTACGACGAGAAGCGCTTCTCGCGTGGCGGTCAGTTGATCGATCGCCGGGAGAAAGCCGCCGTCCTCGACGCGCTCGGCCCGCTCGAGGATCAGGACGTACTCGAAATCGCCTGTGGTACCGGGCGATTCACGGTGATGCTGGCCCAGGAGGGGGCAAACGTCGTCGGGCTCGACATCTCCGCAGCGATGTTACAGCAGGGACGCCGAAAAGCGAAAGTCGCCGACGTCTCGGGAACGCTCGAGTTTCTCCGCGGCGACGCGGGCCGGCTTCCGTTTCCGGACGACCACTTCGATACCGTCGTCGCGATGCGCTTTTTCCACCTCGCGGACGATCCGGCGGCGTTCCTGAGCGAAATGAAACGCGTCTCTCGCGAGCGAATCGTCTTCGACACGTTCAACCGGTTCAGCACGCGAAGCGTCTACAACTGGGCGCTGCCGATGGGATCGCGACTATACTCGAAGAGCGAAGTGAGCGTCTTGCTGGCGAAAAACGCTCTCGAACTGGTCGACGTCGAGGACGACTTCCTCGTCCCCTACGGACTCTATCGGGCGATCCCGAACGCGTTCGCGTCACCGATTCGAACGATCGACCGGGCGATCGGTCGACTTCCGCTGAGCGACCACCTGATGTCGGTCTCCTACTGGAACGTAAGACTCTGA
- a CDS encoding glycosyltransferase family 2 protein produces the protein MDATLSVVVSTLNDRERLLSCLDALADRLPASSEVIVVNGPSSDGTTGAVRERDDVDVLVEISDRALNVSRNAGLEAATGDVVVFLTGEYVVEPGWYDALETAITGHAEVVTGPIRGQTDRGPRGTDSTSIVGRSVTLFEGANVAFDRTVLEDLDGFDEYVPTAGAQDCSHRLAGLGFDVTWLPEMAVRSEVGTDGGTPDRDWGDRYQSLGYRLTKNYGPRPTALGRLVCRAIADAAASARGILAGEGTPTNWLGNGVDVLRGSARGLVDGLRARYDDRTPRRNPNGVSTRHDRAVRVYDRRSTDGENPDAAPE, from the coding sequence ATGGACGCGACGCTCTCGGTGGTCGTCTCGACGCTGAACGACCGAGAGCGGTTGCTCTCGTGCCTGGACGCCCTCGCCGACCGGCTCCCGGCCTCGAGCGAAGTGATCGTCGTCAACGGACCGTCCTCGGACGGGACGACGGGGGCCGTTCGCGAGCGCGACGACGTCGACGTACTCGTCGAGATTTCGGATCGCGCCCTCAACGTCTCGCGGAACGCGGGCCTCGAGGCGGCGACGGGCGACGTGGTCGTCTTCCTCACCGGCGAGTACGTCGTCGAACCCGGGTGGTACGACGCACTCGAGACGGCCATCACCGGTCACGCGGAGGTCGTCACGGGCCCGATCCGGGGTCAAACGGACCGCGGTCCGCGAGGGACCGACTCGACGTCGATCGTTGGCCGATCGGTCACCCTCTTCGAGGGCGCCAACGTCGCGTTCGATCGGACGGTGCTCGAGGACCTCGACGGGTTCGACGAGTACGTACCGACCGCAGGCGCCCAGGACTGCTCACATCGACTTGCCGGACTGGGCTTCGACGTGACCTGGCTCCCCGAGATGGCGGTCCGAAGCGAGGTCGGAACCGACGGCGGCACGCCCGACCGGGACTGGGGTGACCGGTACCAGTCGCTCGGCTACCGACTGACCAAGAACTACGGGCCCAGGCCGACCGCACTCGGTCGCCTCGTCTGTCGAGCGATCGCCGACGCCGCGGCCAGTGCTCGCGGCATCCTCGCGGGTGAGGGGACGCCGACGAACTGGCTCGGAAACGGCGTCGACGTGCTCAGGGGGTCGGCTCGCGGTCTCGTCGACGGGCTTCGAGCCCGCTACGACGATCGGACCCCGAGACGAAACCCAAACGGGGTCTCGACGCGCCACGATCGAGCCGTCCGCGTCTACGACCGTCGATCCACCGACGGCGAGAATCCGGACGCCGCCCCGGAGTGA